Proteins encoded together in one Carya illinoinensis cultivar Pawnee chromosome 3, C.illinoinensisPawnee_v1, whole genome shotgun sequence window:
- the LOC122305250 gene encoding homeobox-DDT domain protein RLT3-like isoform X3, with amino-acid sequence MLFNAENKYPTKQVMEGYAAALRLTYKQVRGWLVERRDNRENELTVQSNSFPIRSHQILNRRNGSAKNLSVRTTKSFSSSKFKRPSTAENRNATRKKTRFLIQYLLTPDYIPKKAFRKDGPSLGLEFDSLPSGAFCRPTVEKMIRSLLGQYLNNSFQLEDGL; translated from the exons ATGTTGTTTAACGCGGAGAATAAGTATCCTACAAAACAGGTAATGGAAGGCTATGCCGCCGCCTTGAGATTGACATACAAGCAGGTCCGGGGATGGTTAGTGGAGAGGAGAGATAATAGAGAAAATGAACTGACTGTACAGTCGAATTCTTTTCCGATTAGGAGCCATCAGATTCTTAACAGACGGAATGGGTCTGCCAAGAATCTCTCGGTGCGGACCACGAAGAGTTTTTCGTCTTCGAAATTCAAGCGTCCATCTACGGCTGAGAACAGGAATGCTACGAGAAAGAAAACGCGTTTTCTTATTCAGTATCTTTTAACTCCAGACTACATTCCGAAGAAGGCGTTTCGCAAGGATGGCCCTTCCCTGGGTTTGGAATTTGACTCTCTTCCGTCGGGCGCGTTTTGCCGTCCTACAG TAGAGAAAATGATCAGGAGTTTGCTCGGACAATACCTCAATAATTCATTCCAACTTGAAGACGGTCTTTAG
- the LOC122305250 gene encoding homeobox-DDT domain protein RLT3-like isoform X1, whose amino-acid sequence MLFNAENKYPTKQVMEGYAAALRLTYKQVRGWLVERRDNRENELTVQSNSFPIRSHQILNRRNGSAKNLSVRTTKSFSSSKFKRPSTAENRNATRKKTRFLIQYLLTPDYIPKKAFRKDGPSLGLEFDSLPSGAFCRPTDNCLLYLLEDKPSLSELPLHSFNMICNIINATFFVMITMMNCSRENDQEFARTIPQ is encoded by the exons ATGTTGTTTAACGCGGAGAATAAGTATCCTACAAAACAGGTAATGGAAGGCTATGCCGCCGCCTTGAGATTGACATACAAGCAGGTCCGGGGATGGTTAGTGGAGAGGAGAGATAATAGAGAAAATGAACTGACTGTACAGTCGAATTCTTTTCCGATTAGGAGCCATCAGATTCTTAACAGACGGAATGGGTCTGCCAAGAATCTCTCGGTGCGGACCACGAAGAGTTTTTCGTCTTCGAAATTCAAGCGTCCATCTACGGCTGAGAACAGGAATGCTACGAGAAAGAAAACGCGTTTTCTTATTCAGTATCTTTTAACTCCAGACTACATTCCGAAGAAGGCGTTTCGCAAGGATGGCCCTTCCCTGGGTTTGGAATTTGACTCTCTTCCGTCGGGCGCGTTTTGCCGTCCTACAG ATAATTGTCTACTGTATCTCCTAGAGGACAAGCCATCACTCTCAGAACTTCCATTGCATTCATTTAACATGATATGCAATATTATAAACGCTACTTTTTTCGTAATGATAACCATGATGAACTGCAGTAGAGAAAATGATCAGGAGTTTGCTCGGACAATACCTCAATAA
- the LOC122305250 gene encoding homeobox-DDT domain protein RLT3-like isoform X2, protein MLFNAENKYPTKQVMEGYAAALRLTYKQVRGWLVERRDNRENELTVQSNSFPIRSHQILNRRNGSAKNLSVRTTKSFSSSKFKRPSTAENRNATRKKTRFLIQYLLTPDYIPKKAFRKDGPSLGLEFDSLPSGAFCRPTGGIDSSQYVCSALYMASQVEWSYYG, encoded by the exons ATGTTGTTTAACGCGGAGAATAAGTATCCTACAAAACAGGTAATGGAAGGCTATGCCGCCGCCTTGAGATTGACATACAAGCAGGTCCGGGGATGGTTAGTGGAGAGGAGAGATAATAGAGAAAATGAACTGACTGTACAGTCGAATTCTTTTCCGATTAGGAGCCATCAGATTCTTAACAGACGGAATGGGTCTGCCAAGAATCTCTCGGTGCGGACCACGAAGAGTTTTTCGTCTTCGAAATTCAAGCGTCCATCTACGGCTGAGAACAGGAATGCTACGAGAAAGAAAACGCGTTTTCTTATTCAGTATCTTTTAACTCCAGACTACATTCCGAAGAAGGCGTTTCGCAAGGATGGCCCTTCCCTGGGTTTGGAATTTGACTCTCTTCCGTCGGGCGCGTTTTGCCGTCCTACAG GTGGCATTGATTCAAGCCAGTATGTTTGCTCTGCTCTGTACATGGCAAGCCAAGTGGAATGGAGCTACTATGGCTAA